A portion of the Burkholderia pseudomultivorans genome contains these proteins:
- the hda gene encoding DnaA regulatory inactivator Hda — protein sequence MVTRQLTLDLGTPPPATFDNFITGENGELVTRLQKLDLALAAGPVPDRSFYIWGEPGSGRSHLLQALVSDASYGYARYLTPQSPLGAFTFDPRIGIYAIDDCDRMSDTQQVALFNLFNEVRAHPSSAFVAAGPAAPLALDVREDLRTRLGWGLVFHLSPPSDAGKIDVLKLAAKERGIALTDDIAAYLLTHFRRDMPSLMALLDALDRFSLEQKRAVTLPLLRRMLARPGDDIAPPPTGPNRFE from the coding sequence ATGGTGACCCGTCAACTGACGCTCGATCTCGGCACGCCGCCGCCCGCGACGTTCGATAACTTCATCACGGGCGAGAACGGCGAGCTCGTCACGCGGCTGCAGAAGCTCGATCTCGCGCTCGCGGCCGGCCCCGTGCCGGACCGGTCGTTCTATATCTGGGGCGAACCCGGCAGCGGCCGCAGCCATCTGCTGCAGGCGCTCGTCAGCGACGCGTCGTACGGCTATGCGCGCTACCTGACTCCGCAGAGCCCGCTCGGCGCGTTCACGTTCGACCCGCGCATCGGCATCTACGCGATCGACGACTGCGACCGCATGAGCGACACGCAGCAGGTCGCGCTGTTCAACCTGTTCAACGAAGTCCGCGCGCATCCGTCGAGCGCGTTCGTCGCGGCGGGCCCCGCGGCGCCGCTCGCGCTCGACGTGCGCGAGGATCTGCGCACGCGCCTCGGCTGGGGGCTCGTGTTCCATCTGTCGCCGCCGTCCGACGCCGGCAAGATCGACGTGCTGAAGCTCGCGGCAAAGGAGCGCGGCATCGCGCTCACCGACGACATCGCAGCCTACCTGCTCACCCATTTCCGGCGCGACATGCCGAGCCTGATGGCGCTGCTCGACGCGCTCGACCGCTTCTCGCTCGAACAGAAGCGCGCCGTCACGCTGCCGCTGCTGCGCCGGATGCTGGCCCGTCCGGGCGACGACATCGCGCCGCCGCCCACGGGCCCGAACCGCTTCGAGTAA
- the pcnB gene encoding polynucleotide adenylyltransferase PcnB, which translates to MIKKFIRKLLGQDDAAQTSPAAAPAVEAAPAPRPAKGNRGGGARKPRSNHEPTVVPASVHGIDPSLISRNAVRVTDTLQQAGFRAFIVGGAVRDLLLGIAPKDFDVATDATPTEVQRLFRRARLIGRRFQIVHVQFGQELIEVSTFRALVDAPPEAAAAEPPKRLKRDELDRRTHAVDASGRVLRDNVWGEQHEDAARRDFTINAMYYDPSTQTVLDYHDGMADVRARLLRMIGDPATRYREDPVRMLRVVRFAAKLGFEIEPHTREPIHALADLINNVPAARLFDEMLKLLLSGHALACLQRLRKEGLHHGLLPLLDVVLEQPQGEKFITLALNNTDARVRAGKPVSPGFLFATLLWHDMRQRFEQYTAEGEFPVPALHRAMDDVLDMQTEKLAIHKRYSADMREIWGLQLRLEKRSGRSALRLLEHQRFRAGYDFLLLRCESGELEQDVGQWWTDFIEGDAAAREALLTQGGSKEKSPRKRRRRGGARNRKPAEGGAEHAPEASNGSDD; encoded by the coding sequence GTGATCAAGAAATTCATCCGCAAGCTGCTCGGCCAGGACGACGCCGCGCAAACGTCTCCCGCAGCGGCTCCGGCCGTCGAAGCGGCCCCCGCCCCGCGCCCCGCCAAGGGGAACCGCGGCGGCGGCGCAAGGAAGCCGCGCAGCAACCACGAGCCGACCGTCGTGCCGGCCAGCGTGCACGGCATCGACCCGTCCCTGATCTCGCGCAACGCCGTGCGCGTGACCGACACGCTGCAGCAGGCGGGCTTCCGCGCGTTCATCGTCGGCGGCGCGGTGCGCGACCTGCTGCTCGGCATCGCGCCGAAGGACTTCGACGTCGCGACCGACGCAACGCCGACCGAGGTGCAGCGCCTGTTCCGCCGCGCGCGCCTGATCGGCCGCCGCTTCCAGATCGTCCACGTGCAGTTCGGCCAGGAGCTGATCGAGGTGTCGACGTTCCGCGCGCTGGTCGACGCGCCGCCGGAAGCGGCCGCCGCCGAGCCGCCGAAGCGCCTGAAGCGCGACGAACTGGACCGCCGCACGCACGCGGTCGACGCCAGCGGCCGCGTGCTGCGCGACAACGTCTGGGGCGAACAGCACGAAGACGCCGCGCGCCGCGACTTCACGATCAACGCGATGTACTACGACCCGTCGACGCAGACGGTGCTCGACTATCACGACGGCATGGCCGACGTACGCGCGCGCCTGCTGCGGATGATCGGCGATCCCGCCACGCGCTATCGCGAGGATCCGGTGCGGATGCTGCGCGTCGTGCGCTTCGCGGCGAAGCTCGGCTTCGAGATCGAGCCGCACACGCGCGAGCCGATCCACGCGCTCGCCGACCTGATCAACAACGTGCCGGCCGCGCGCCTGTTCGACGAGATGCTGAAGCTGCTGCTGTCGGGCCACGCGCTCGCGTGCCTGCAGCGGCTGCGCAAGGAAGGGCTGCATCACGGGCTGCTGCCGCTGCTCGACGTCGTGCTCGAACAGCCGCAGGGCGAGAAGTTCATCACGCTCGCGCTGAACAACACCGATGCGCGCGTGCGCGCGGGCAAGCCCGTGTCGCCGGGCTTCCTGTTCGCGACGCTGCTGTGGCACGACATGCGCCAGCGCTTCGAGCAGTACACGGCCGAAGGCGAGTTCCCGGTGCCCGCGCTGCATCGCGCGATGGACGACGTGCTCGACATGCAGACCGAGAAGCTCGCGATCCACAAGCGCTACTCGGCCGACATGCGCGAGATCTGGGGCCTGCAGCTGCGCCTCGAAAAACGCTCGGGCCGCAGTGCGCTGAGGCTGCTGGAACACCAAAGATTTAGAGCGGGGTATGATTTCCTCCTGTTACGCTGCGAATCCGGCGAACTGGAACAGGACGTCGGACAGTGGTGGACGGATTTCATCGAAGGCGACGCGGCCGCTCGCGAAGCATTGCTCACGCAGGGCGGCTCGAAGGAAAAATCGCCCCGCAAGCGGCGCCGCCGCGGCGGTGCGCGGAACCGCAAACCGGCCGAAGGCGGCGCTGAGCACGCGCCGGAAGCCTCGAACGGTTCCGACGACTGA
- a CDS encoding HAD family hydrolase: MTNLALFDLDHTLIPTDSDHEWGRFMVKLGIVDAESFSRQNDQFFADYKAGKLDIHAYLTAMLTPLAKYSREQLAQWHEQYMHEVIRPAMTPAALELVRAHLDAGDLCCIVTATNEFITRPIASAFGVETLIACEVETVDGHPDSPYTGRPTGTPSYREGKIVRTEAWLASLGKHWDDFARSYFYSDSHNDIPLLEKVTDPIATNPDDTLRAHARDRGWRILDLF; this comes from the coding sequence ATGACTAATCTGGCACTCTTTGATCTCGATCACACGCTGATCCCGACCGATAGCGACCACGAATGGGGCCGCTTCATGGTGAAGCTCGGCATCGTCGACGCGGAAAGCTTCTCGCGTCAGAACGACCAGTTCTTCGCCGACTACAAGGCCGGCAAGCTCGACATCCACGCGTACCTGACGGCCATGCTCACGCCGCTCGCAAAGTATTCGCGCGAGCAGTTGGCGCAATGGCACGAGCAGTACATGCACGAGGTGATCCGCCCCGCGATGACGCCCGCCGCGCTCGAACTCGTGCGCGCGCACCTCGACGCGGGCGACCTGTGCTGCATCGTCACCGCGACCAACGAATTCATCACGCGGCCGATCGCGTCCGCGTTCGGCGTCGAGACGCTGATCGCGTGCGAGGTCGAGACGGTCGACGGCCATCCCGATTCGCCGTACACGGGCCGGCCGACCGGTACGCCGAGCTATCGCGAAGGCAAGATCGTGCGCACCGAGGCCTGGCTCGCCTCGCTCGGCAAGCACTGGGACGACTTCGCACGCAGCTACTTCTACAGCGATTCGCACAACGACATCCCGTTGCTCGAGAAAGTCACCGACCCGATCGCGACCAACCCCGACGACACGCTGCGCGCGCATGCCCGCGACCGCGGCTGGCGCATCCTCGATCTTTTCTGA
- the purM gene encoding phosphoribosylformylglycinamidine cyclo-ligase: MNPPKSAPDAQGLSYRDAGVDIDAGDALIDKIKPFAKKTLRDGVLGGIGGFGALFEVPKKYKEPVLVSGTDGVGTKLKLAFHLNKHDTVGQDLVAMSVNDILVQGAEPLFFLDYFACGKLDVDTAATVVKGIAHGCELSGCALIGGETAEMPGMYPDGEYDLAGFAVGAVEKSKIIDGSTIAAGDVVLGLASSGIHSNGFSLVRKIIERANPDLSADFHGRSLADALMAPTRIYVKPLLALMQKIAVKGMAHITGGGLVENIPRVLREGLTAELDQNAWPLPPLFKWLQEHGGVADAEMHRVFNCGIGMAVIVSAADADAAVADLTAAGEQVWKIGTVRASREGEAQTVVV, translated from the coding sequence ATGAATCCTCCGAAATCCGCTCCCGACGCTCAGGGTCTGTCCTACCGCGACGCAGGCGTCGACATCGATGCCGGCGACGCGCTCATCGACAAGATCAAGCCTTTTGCGAAGAAAACCCTGCGCGACGGCGTGCTCGGCGGCATCGGCGGGTTCGGCGCGCTGTTCGAAGTGCCGAAGAAGTACAAGGAGCCGGTGCTCGTGTCGGGCACCGACGGCGTCGGCACCAAGCTCAAGCTCGCGTTTCATCTGAACAAACACGACACGGTCGGCCAGGATCTCGTCGCGATGAGCGTGAACGACATCCTCGTGCAGGGCGCCGAGCCGCTGTTCTTCCTCGACTACTTCGCATGCGGCAAGCTCGACGTCGACACGGCCGCGACCGTCGTCAAGGGCATCGCGCACGGCTGCGAGCTGTCGGGCTGCGCGCTGATCGGCGGCGAGACGGCCGAAATGCCGGGCATGTACCCGGACGGCGAATACGACCTGGCCGGCTTTGCGGTCGGCGCGGTCGAGAAGAGCAAGATCATCGACGGCAGCACGATCGCCGCAGGCGACGTGGTGCTCGGCCTTGCCTCGAGCGGCATCCACTCGAACGGCTTCTCGCTCGTGCGCAAGATCATCGAGCGCGCGAATCCGGACCTGTCGGCCGACTTCCACGGCCGCTCGCTCGCCGACGCGCTGATGGCGCCGACCCGCATCTACGTGAAGCCGCTGCTCGCGCTGATGCAGAAGATCGCGGTGAAGGGCATGGCGCACATCACCGGCGGCGGTCTCGTCGAGAACATTCCGCGCGTGCTGCGCGAAGGCCTGACGGCCGAGCTGGATCAGAACGCATGGCCGCTGCCGCCGCTGTTCAAGTGGCTGCAGGAGCACGGCGGCGTCGCCGATGCGGAAATGCACCGCGTGTTCAACTGCGGGATCGGGATGGCCGTGATCGTCTCGGCGGCGGATGCCGACGCAGCGGTCGCCGACCTGACGGCCGCCGGCGAACAGGTGTGGAAGATCGGCACCGTGCGTGCGAGCCGCGAAGGCGAGGCGCAGACGGTCGTGGTCTGA